In a single window of the Marinitoga sp. 38H-ov genome:
- a CDS encoding ArsB/NhaD family transporter has translation MLKILTLLIFFLTYYLIIFGKGNKAVIAFSMGLLVSLLKVSENLKVANVSEYIDFNTLGILFGMMVIVGILKTTGLFQGIAIYIVKKSKGNVVSIFIFTMLVVAFLSSVLDNVTTLILFSPVIIYICQEIEIKPEIFLFPMIFAANIGGTATMIGDPPNILIGSASGVSFLRFLTIMSIPSIIALILTIYYFIYKHRELKNVKKEKLESLLQADPAKAIIDYNLLKKGLIIFVLVIIGFFIHEYLDYEAALIALTGGAIMLLISKKDFDEISHDIEWDTLFFFVGLFALVKALEDVHVIEDVTNLIYNFTSHSYILLLIVLWVSGLLSSIMGAVPVATIFIPIVERLIGSFPNSELLWWALALGASFGGNGTISGAASNMVIVGMIENNFNRKVDFLTFMKKGMLIAIIGLIISSIYLYILILYKG, from the coding sequence ATGTTGAAGATTTTGACATTGTTAATTTTCTTTTTGACGTATTATTTAATAATTTTTGGAAAGGGTAACAAAGCCGTTATAGCTTTTAGTATGGGATTATTAGTATCGTTATTAAAAGTTTCTGAAAATTTAAAGGTGGCTAATGTTAGCGAATATATAGATTTTAATACACTTGGAATTTTGTTTGGAATGATGGTTATAGTGGGAATATTAAAAACTACAGGTCTTTTTCAAGGTATTGCTATATACATTGTAAAAAAATCAAAAGGTAATGTAGTATCTATATTTATATTTACTATGTTAGTTGTTGCTTTCTTATCAAGTGTTTTAGATAATGTAACTACTTTAATTCTGTTTTCACCGGTAATTATATATATTTGTCAAGAGATAGAGATAAAGCCAGAAATTTTTTTATTCCCAATGATTTTTGCTGCAAATATTGGAGGTACTGCAACTATGATAGGGGATCCTCCTAATATTTTAATAGGTAGTGCTTCAGGAGTAAGTTTTTTGAGATTTTTGACAATTATGTCAATTCCATCTATTATAGCACTTATTTTGACTATCTATTATTTTATATATAAGCATAGAGAATTAAAAAATGTGAAAAAAGAGAAATTAGAATCATTATTGCAAGCAGATCCAGCAAAAGCTATTATAGATTATAATTTGTTAAAAAAAGGTTTGATTATTTTTGTTTTAGTAATAATTGGCTTTTTTATTCATGAATATTTAGATTATGAAGCGGCATTAATTGCATTAACAGGTGGAGCTATAATGTTATTGATATCAAAAAAAGATTTTGATGAGATATCTCATGATATAGAATGGGATACGTTATTTTTCTTTGTTGGACTTTTTGCATTGGTAAAAGCACTAGAAGATGTTCATGTTATAGAAGATGTAACAAATTTGATATATAATTTTACTTCTCACTCATATATTCTACTATTAATAGTTTTATGGGTATCCGGATTATTATCCTCCATTATGGGAGCAGTTCCAGTAGCTACAATATTTATTCCAATAGTTGAAAGATTAATAGGATCTTTTCCTAATAGTGAATTATTATGGTGGGCATTAGCATTAGGTGCAAGTTTTGGCGGTAATGGAACAATTAGCGGGGCAGCTTCTAATATGGTTATTGTAGGAATGATAGAGAATAATTTTAATAGAAAAGTAGATTTTTTAACTTTTATGAAAAAAGGTATGTTAATAGCAATTATAGGACTTATAATATCATCAATATATTTATACATTTTAATTTTATATAAGGGGTGA
- a CDS encoding nucleotide sugar dehydrogenase — MTLMEKIQNKTAKIGVIGLGYVGLPLAVEKAKAGYNVIGFDVQEKKVEMVNKGINYIGDVVNEELSELVKEGKIVATTNFDELANCDAVMICVPTPLDKFKQPDLQYVVASTKEVAKRLHKDMLITLESTTYPGTTEEVMLPILEETGLKVGKDFYLAFSPERVDPGNLRFKTKNTPKVVGGVTKECTKHAKTLYENVLEAEVFEVSSPKEAEMAKILENTFRIVNIALINEMAVVAKKLGINIWEVIDAAATKPFGFMPFYPGPGVGGHCIPIDPFYLTYKARAVDYHTRLIEMAGEINDAMPEYVVSRLQDILNDRKKCLNGARVLLLGVAYKNDIDDLRESPALKVIEHLEKKQANIIIHDPYISEFSHDGKEYKSVELTKELLESVDAVVLTTAHSKVDYEFVLEHAPFLFDTKNKTKNIEKYKEKVILL, encoded by the coding sequence ATGACATTAATGGAAAAAATTCAAAACAAAACAGCAAAAATAGGAGTTATAGGTTTAGGATATGTAGGATTACCTTTAGCAGTTGAAAAGGCTAAAGCTGGATATAATGTTATAGGATTTGATGTTCAAGAAAAGAAGGTAGAAATGGTTAACAAGGGGATTAATTATATAGGTGATGTAGTAAATGAAGAATTATCTGAATTAGTAAAAGAAGGCAAAATTGTGGCGACAACAAATTTTGATGAATTAGCAAATTGTGATGCCGTAATGATATGTGTTCCAACACCTTTAGACAAATTTAAACAACCTGATTTACAATATGTTGTAGCTTCTACTAAAGAAGTGGCAAAAAGATTACATAAGGATATGTTAATAACATTAGAAAGTACAACATATCCTGGAACTACAGAAGAAGTAATGTTGCCTATATTAGAAGAAACGGGATTAAAAGTAGGAAAAGATTTTTATTTGGCATTTTCGCCAGAAAGAGTAGATCCTGGTAATTTGAGATTTAAAACAAAAAATACTCCAAAGGTTGTAGGAGGAGTAACCAAAGAATGTACAAAACATGCTAAAACATTATATGAAAATGTTTTAGAGGCTGAAGTTTTTGAAGTGTCTTCGCCAAAAGAAGCAGAAATGGCTAAAATATTGGAAAATACATTTAGAATAGTAAATATTGCATTAATAAACGAAATGGCGGTAGTTGCTAAAAAGTTAGGAATTAATATATGGGAAGTTATAGATGCTGCTGCAACTAAACCATTTGGATTTATGCCATTTTATCCAGGACCAGGTGTAGGAGGACATTGTATTCCAATAGATCCATTTTATTTAACATATAAGGCTAGAGCAGTTGATTATCATACTAGATTAATTGAAATGGCCGGCGAAATAAATGATGCAATGCCAGAATATGTTGTTTCAAGACTTCAGGATATTCTTAATGATAGGAAGAAATGTTTAAATGGAGCAAGAGTATTATTACTTGGTGTTGCATATAAAAATGATATTGATGATTTAAGAGAGTCACCTGCATTAAAGGTTATTGAACATTTAGAAAAGAAACAAGCAAATATTATTATTCATGATCCATATATTTCAGAATTTTCACATGACGGAAAGGAATATAAGAGCGTTGAATTAACAAAAGAATTATTGGAAAGTGTTGATGCTGTAGTTTTAACAACAGCTCATTCAAAAGTGGATTATGAATTTGTGTTAGAACATGCTCCATTTTTATTTGATACAAAGAATAAAACTAAGAATATAGAAAAATATAAAGAGAAAGTTATATTATTATAA
- a CDS encoding nucleoside kinase, which yields MGYLIKTDFSEIKVSKGEQFFKIADELQKHNKYKILAINFNNEIKELWKKVQDNGYAKAVDITSGEGMRIYRRALLFIMYIALRRMYKNIDLVVHHSIGPGLYFEIKGMRNNEKNIEKLKEEMKKIIDENLLFEKITISKFDAIKYFESIGENDKALLFKYRKKTTVKVYKCDKYINYFYEYMPPSTGYIDKFDIIKHDKGYVLLHPTEQSPDNIPEFNPLPKLSATFIEYKNWLDILNIKNVGELNALIAKGVKSSGELIRISEALHEKKYANIADEIIKRKNVRLICLAGPSSSGKTTSAKRISLELKVHGKEPLQISLDDYYIDFEKIPLTPDGKKDLESLRALDLDLLNQNLKDLIEGKEVELPRYNFISGKREWTGKKVKVGKKQPIIIEGIHGLNEKLTESIPRDQKFKVYVSALIQMNLDEMNRIPTTDTRLIRRIVRDYNFRGATALRTLQLWPEVRKGEEENIFPYQEEADIMFNSYLIYELPILKLFAEPLLLEIDNTLPEYTEAKRLLRFLDYFLPLPAIHEVPRISVLREFIGNSAFEY from the coding sequence ATGGGATATCTTATAAAAACTGATTTTTCGGAAATTAAGGTAAGCAAGGGAGAACAGTTTTTTAAAATAGCGGATGAATTACAGAAACACAACAAATACAAGATACTCGCGATTAATTTTAATAATGAGATTAAGGAATTATGGAAAAAAGTACAAGATAATGGTTATGCTAAAGCGGTTGATATTACATCTGGTGAGGGAATGAGGATATATAGACGAGCTTTGCTTTTCATAATGTATATTGCTTTAAGGAGAATGTATAAGAATATAGATTTAGTTGTTCATCATTCAATTGGTCCAGGATTATATTTTGAAATAAAAGGTATGAGAAATAATGAAAAAAATATTGAGAAATTAAAAGAAGAAATGAAAAAAATAATAGACGAAAACCTTCTTTTTGAAAAAATAACAATAAGTAAATTTGATGCTATAAAATATTTTGAAAGTATAGGGGAAAATGATAAAGCACTATTATTTAAATATAGAAAAAAGACTACTGTTAAAGTATACAAATGTGATAAGTACATAAATTATTTTTATGAATATATGCCACCATCAACTGGTTATATAGATAAATTTGATATTATAAAACATGATAAAGGATATGTATTATTGCATCCTACTGAACAAAGTCCTGATAATATTCCAGAGTTTAATCCATTACCAAAGCTTTCAGCAACATTTATAGAATATAAAAATTGGTTGGACATTTTAAATATAAAAAATGTTGGAGAATTAAATGCATTAATTGCAAAAGGAGTAAAATCCAGCGGAGAATTAATAAGAATTTCTGAAGCTTTGCATGAAAAAAAATATGCTAATATTGCAGATGAAATAATAAAAAGGAAAAATGTAAGATTAATTTGTTTAGCTGGGCCATCATCTTCAGGAAAAACAACAAGTGCAAAGAGAATTTCTCTTGAACTAAAAGTTCACGGAAAAGAGCCATTACAAATATCTCTTGATGATTATTATATTGATTTTGAAAAAATACCATTAACACCGGATGGAAAAAAAGATCTAGAATCATTAAGAGCTTTAGATCTTGATTTATTAAATCAAAACTTAAAGGATTTAATTGAAGGAAAAGAAGTAGAATTACCACGTTATAATTTTATTTCTGGTAAAAGAGAATGGACAGGAAAGAAGGTTAAAGTTGGTAAAAAACAACCTATAATTATTGAAGGAATTCATGGTTTAAATGAAAAACTTACAGAAAGTATTCCAAGAGATCAAAAGTTTAAAGTGTATGTGAGTGCATTAATTCAAATGAATTTAGATGAAATGAATAGAATTCCTACTACAGATACAAGACTTATTAGAAGAATAGTTAGAGATTATAATTTTAGAGGCGCAACAGCATTAAGGACATTACAATTGTGGCCAGAAGTTAGAAAAGGTGAAGAAGAGAATATATTCCCATATCAAGAAGAAGCAGATATAATGTTTAATTCTTATTTAATATATGAATTACCTATATTAAAATTATTTGCAGAGCCGTTATTATTAGAAATAGATAATACTTTACCTGAATATACGGAAGCTAAAAGATTATTAAGATTTTTGGATTATTTCTTGCCGCTGCCTGCTATACATGAAGTTCCTAGAATTTCTGTTTTAAGAGAATTTATAGGAAATAGTGCTTTTGAATATTGA